Proteins from a single region of Oreochromis niloticus isolate F11D_XX linkage group LG7, O_niloticus_UMD_NMBU, whole genome shotgun sequence:
- the ciz1a gene encoding cdkn1a interacting zinc finger protein 1a — protein sequence MFNPHIHQQQQQQFHQQLRQLQQLFQQQQPPPPPPQPPPGHHVAHHHQTPRTIPVAPQTAPPPRMVNLSHASQTTIIAPNPMLQGALLMQQMQGNMRGFGMGGQQFRQFFTAGNRSSLLGPVPMGMAIKSPIMGFPAARPFHPHPRYFNNNNTTTTSAASSASSSSSSMDAANRQPDRKRDSEQMAAGSSDEQPAAASSTTGANGKTQADGATGGLDGPTQLSEEQLEEPAVKKKRTEWSEKPTEQGAAEAVTTANTDGEALSSECSNNTEDVHPEEHIALEESGSRTGSDIVDALEETKVGEVHSCSPAPSPSGRPSEGDRQANLPAEETSQSKDAPVALPESQDEEEEGVAEGSNKFYCYLCSITCHNQQNFRSHMNSISHQQRMMEIQHMSNACLVTLLPRVQESLQGANKDGEKKDLKRWCATCLTHFTSSIADHRRTEEHKLASKTDMSSCAICKKHFKNSQMFLEHLQSQEHRQKLQDKDCEAFAKLASLGTEGFSLETEEGTEEEEGLSNQGDGEDGWSSLKEATLNDVSSDEQYDPDTVYGSSFLVPVAGFICKLCNKFYNFESSALHSHCKSLQHFENLKRYRALVSRKGEDAEDSRESVQPAEGLMHITETASDCSDKNLLSDDTDLATNLKSLQPVVTLTQLKMQIRGKQMGKPAEPEATSEDLSTASATITSNMDTSPAEVPASSSVDMDSEPSAAAEDANEELEEKEAPATQGKKNGTGKAKATPRRRSGRAANRR from the exons ATGTTCAATCCGCACATCcatcagcagcaacagcaacagtTTCACCAGCAACTGCGGCAACTACAGCAACttttccagcagcagcagcctccgCCTCCCCCGCCGCAGCCGCCTCCCGGACACCATGTGGCCCATCACCACCAGACGCCCCG AACCATTCCTGTTGCCCCCCAGACAGCACCCCCTCCCCGGATGGTCAACCTGAGCCATGCCTCACAGACGACCATCATCGCCCCCAATCCCATGCTGCAGGGTGCTTTACTGATGCAGCAGATGCAGG GTAACATGCGGGGCTTTGGGATGGGTGGGCAGCAGTTTCGGCAGTTCTTCACAGCAGGGAACAGGTCGTCCCTGCTCGGGCCGGTTCCCATGGGCATGGCTATCAAGTCTCCCATCATGGGTTTCCCAGCTGCACGACCCTTCCACCCACATCCCCGCtacttcaacaacaacaacaccaccaccacTTCCGCAGCATCCTctgcctcctcttcttcttcttccatg GATGCTGCAAATCGACAGCCAGACCGGAAGCGGGACAGTGAGCAGATGGCAGCAGGGAGCTCAGATGAGCAACCAGCAGCAGCTAGCAGTACCACTGGAGCTAATGGCAAGACTCAAGCAG ATGGCGCTACGGGAGGACTGGACGGGCCAACACAGCTATCTGAGGAGCAACTTGAAGAGCCTGCAGTGAAGAAAAAGAGGACAGAATG GTCGGAGAAGCCCACAGAACAGGGAGCTGCTGAGGCCGTCACTACGGCAAACACAGATGGGGAAGCTCTTTCCTCGGAGTGTAGCAACAACACAGAGGATGTCCACCCTGaag AACACATCGCTCTGGAAGAAAGTGGCTCCAGAACAGGATCAGACATCGTCGACGCACTCGAGGAGACCAAAGTTGGTGAG GTGCATAGCTGTTCGCCAGCCCCGTCCCCCTCTGGCAGGCCTAGTGAGGGTGACCGGCAGGCTAATTTACCAGCAGAGGAAACTTCACAGAGCAAAGATGCCCCTGTAGCTTTGCCCGAGAGccaggatgaagaggaggagggtgtGGCAGAGGGCTCCAACAAGTTCTATTGTTATCTTTGCAGCATCACCTGCCACAACCAGCAA AACTTCAGGAGTCATATGAACAGCATTTCCCACCAGCAGAGGATGATGGAGATCCAACACATGAGCAATGCCTGCCTCGTCACCCTGCTGCCGCGAGTGCAGGAGTCTCTACAGGGAGCAAACAAAGATGG GGAGAAGAAAGACTTGAAGCGTTGGTGTGCCACCTGTCTCACACACTTCACGAGTAGCATCGCCGACCACCGTCGCACAGAAGAACACAAG CTTGCCAGTAAAACGGACATGTCCTCCTGTGCGATCTGCAAGAAACACTTCAAGAACTCCCAGATGTTTTTGGAGCACTTGCAGTCCCAGGAGCACAGACAAAAG CTCCAGGACAAGGATTGTGAGGCCTTCGCCAAGCTTGCTTCATTGGGGACAGAAGGTTTTTCATTAGAAACAGAGGAGGggactgaggaggaggaagggttGAGTAATCAAGGAGATGGAGAG GACGGCTGGTCCTCCCTTAAAGAAGCGACTCTAAACGACGTGTCCAGTGATGAGCAGTATGACCCTGACACAGTCTATG GGTCCAGTTTTTTAGTTCCAGTCGCAGGTTTTATCTGCAAGCTTTGCAACAAGTTTTACAACTTTGAGTCTTCTGCCCTGCACAGCCACTGCAAATCACTGCAGCACTTTGAGAATCTTAAG agGTACAGAGCCTTGGTGAGTCGAAAAGGTGAAGATGCTGAAGACTCGAGAGAATCTGTCCAACCTGCTGAAGGGCTCATGCACATAACAGAAACTGCCTCAGACTGTTCGGATAAAAATCTACTCTCTGATGACACAGATTTAGCGACGAACCTTAAATCCTTGCAGCCCGTCGTCACGCTCACCCAACTTAAAATGCAGATACGGGGCAAGCAAATGGGAAAGCCGGCCGAACCTGAGGCAACCTCAGAGGACTTGTCTACCGCCTCAGCAACCATCACTAGCAACATGGACACATCCCCTGCTGAGGTGCCCGCCAGCAGTAGTGTGGACATGGACTCTGAGCCATCAGCCGCTGCAGAGGATGCCAATGAAGAGTTGGAGGAGAAAGAAGCCCCTGCAACCCAGGGGAAAAAGAACGGGACGGGGAAAGCAAAAGCCACACCCAGACGCAGGTCGGGAAGGGCGGCAAACAGGCGATGA
- the bbln gene encoding bublin coiled-coil protein: MSGPNGDPNISADDGIINDEDDFGEEEYSAINNMLDQINSYLDDLEERNDALNGKLHELMESNRQARLEFRAQLLGPPKEEDVEEHCPTADGESSSTSKEDINEDKEGLQMNDMNI, encoded by the exons atgTCTGGACCAAATGGAGATCCAAACATCTCTGCTGACGATGGTATTATAAACGACGAAGATGATTTCGGCGAAGAAG AGTACTCTGCCATCAACAACATGCTAGATCAGATCAACTCTTACCTCGATGACCTGGAAGAGCGTAACGACGCTCTTAATGGCAAACTGCACGAACTGATGGAGTCAAATCGGCAAGCTCGACTGGAATTCAGAGCCCAGTTGTTGGGCCCCCCAAaggaggaggatgtggaggagCACTGTCCCACAGCAGATGGGGAGTCCTCCTCAACCAGCAAGGAGGACATAAACGAGGATAAAGAAGGCTTGCAAATGAATGACATGAATATTTAG
- the surf2 gene encoding surfeit locus protein 2, with product MDELPADLREFLLNHPFLQLTGGKKIKCTLNGHEFPCKLAELQKFTEGKKYEKLSAAAEFNYSQYEPHIVPSTKQPNQLFCKLTLRHLNRQPHHVLRHVNGKRFKKALSKYEECVKQGIEFVPTRLTQKKPRDTEEEGGRGNSSKHSSSTWEHSSSDDGHSDSEDSMSDLYPPSMFTLKNQAEESMEDGREEEEDDFQTDEDEEMEVEKQAVQKRKKVQGGGFHKKQRNNSWRSSKMKKKRRKAQNGK from the exons ATGGATGAGTTACCTGCGGACCTCAGAGAGTTCCTCCTGAATCACCCCTTTCTTCAGCTCACAGGCGGTAAAAAG ATCAAATGTACTCTAAATGGCCACGAGTTTCCCTGCAAATTGGCCGAGCTGCAGAAGTTCACTGAGGGAAAGAAATATGAGAAACTGAGTGCTGCAGCTGAGTTCAACTACAGCCAGTATGAGCCACACATCGTGCCAAGCACAAAGCAACC CAATCAGCTTTTCTGTAAGCTGACCCTTCGACATCTCAACCGGCAACCGCACCACGTCTTAAGGCATGTCAACGGAAAACGCTTCAAGAAAGCCCTCTCTAAAT ATGAAGAATGTGTGAAGCAGGGGATTGAATTCGTTCCAACCAGACTGACGCAGAAAAAGCCCAGAGACACTGAAGAGGAAGGCGGTCGAGGAAACTCTTCCAAGCATTCAAGCAGCACGTGGGAACACTCATCCAGTGATGACGGTCATAGTGACTCTGAGGACAGCATGAGCGACCTCTACCCCC CCTCCATGTTCACTTTGAAAAACCAAGCAGAAGAAAGTATGGAGGACGGaagggaagaggaagaagatgacTTTCAGACAGATGAGGATGAAGAAATGGAGGTTGAAAAACAGGCGGTGCAGAAACGCAAAAAG GTTCAGGGTGGTGGATTTcataagaaacaaagaaataacagcTGGAGATCaagcaaaatgaaaaagaaacgcAGAAAAGCCCAAAATGGAAAGTAA